The Cystobacter fuscus DSM 2262 region CCGTTGGTGTCGCGGCGATATTTCGCCACGGGTCTCAGTCGTCGGCGCCGTCATGCCCATCTTGGGCGGTCGTGTCGCGCAGGCCAAATTCCTTCATCTTCGTTTGAAGGGACTTCCGGCTGATTTGCAGCAGTCGAGCCGCCCGGGTGACGTTGCCGCCCGTCTCCTCCAGGGCCTTGGTGATGAGATCCTTCTCCAACTCGGCCGCCTTCATGCGGACGATGTCCTTGAGGCCCCCCTCGCCCGGAGACGTCTCCGCGACAGCGGCCGGGGAGGCGAGCACTGGAGTGGAGGCATGGCGCACCGGCTCGGGCAGATCCTTCGCGGTGATGAGCGGCCCATCGGCGAAGAGCAGCACGCGCTCGATGAGGTTCTCCAGCTCGCGGATGTTGCCGGGCCAGTTGTAGGCCTGCAGCAGGGTGAGCGCGTCGTCGGCGATGCCCTCGATCTTCTTGTTGAGCTTGCGGTTGTACTTCTCCACGAAGTGCCCCGCGAGCATGTGGATGTCGCCCCGGCGCTCGCGCAGGGCGGGCAGGGTGACGGGCACCACCGCGAGCCGGTAGTACAAGTCCTTGCGGAAGCGTCCGGCCTCGATCTCCGCCTGCAGGTCGCGGTTGGTGGCGGCGATGAGGCGCACGTCCACGCGCGTCGTCTTGATGCCGCCCACGCGCTCGAACTCGCCCTCCTGGAGCGCGCGCAGGAGCTTCACCTGCATCTCCACGGGGATCTCGCCGATCTCGTCGAGGAAGAGCGTGCCCCCGTCGGCCAGCTCGAAGCGGCCGGGCTTGGAGGTGACGGCGCCGGTGAAGGCCCCGCGCTCGTAGCCGAAGAGCTCGGACTCCAGGAGGTTGTGGGGGATGGCGGCGCAGTTGATCTTGATGAACGGCTTGTCCCGGCGGCTGGAGGCACCATGCAGCGCGGAGGCGATGAGCTCCTTGCCCGTGCCGCTCTCGCCGGTGATGAGGACGGTGGAGGGGGTGTCCGCCACCTTGTCGATGATCTTGAAGACCTCCTGGAGCTGGGGCGACTGGCCGATGATGGCGGCGCGGGCCTTGGCGTCGGCGCGCACCGAGCGCTGGGCGACGACGTGGGCCTTGGCGGCCTTGGCGATGGCGGCCGACAGCTCGGATTGATCGAAGGGCTTGGTGACGTAGTCGAAGGCGCCCGCCTTGATGGCCTCGACGGCGGAGTCCACGGTGCCGTGCGCGGTGATGATGATGACGGGCACGTCGGGGTTGGCGGCGTTGACGGCGCGCAGGACCTCCATGCCGCCGGCCTTGGGCATGACGAGGTCGGTCACCACGATGTCGGCGCCGTTCTTGTGGAACTCGGCGAGGCCCTGCTCACCATCGGCCGCGACGGTGACGTCGAAGCCGTCCCGGCGCAGCATGGCGGCGAGCACCTTGCGGAGGTTCGTCTCGTCGTCGATGACCAATACTTTCGGCATGGGAGGTCGCGGCGCCGGGCCGGGGGGCCGACGCGAGGCGGTCGACCATCGCGGTCCGTTGGGGTGAGCGTCAAGGGAAACCCGGGGGAGCGAGGGAGTTCGGGCTTCAAGCCCGTGAAGGCGCCGACATAGAGTGCGCTCCCCTTGACCGTTCCCACTCCTGGCCCCGAAGCCCCCGTCTCCTCTCCCCCTCCTCGTCCCGCAGTACAGGGGCGTGCCACCAAGGGCAGCGGCGCGTTGTTCGTCGCCGCGGGCATCCTGGCCTCGAGGCTGGTGGGCCTGGTGCGCGAGCGTTTCTTCGCGCACTACCTGGGCAACGGAGTAGCGGCCGACGTGTTCAAGGCCGCGATGCGCATTCCCAACTTCCTGCAGAACCTCTTTGGCGAGGGGGTGCTGTCCGGCTCGTTCATCCCCGTGTACTCGGGGCTGTTGGGCAAGGGAGACGAGAAGGAGGCGGATCGGGTGGCGGGCGCGGTGTTCGGCTTGCTCGCGCTGGTCACGGGGGTGCTGGTGGCGCTGGGCCTGCTGGCCACGCCGCTGCTCGTGGACACCATCGCCCTGGGCTTCGAGGGAGAGGCGCGGCGGGTGACCATCCGGCTGGTGCGCATCCTCTTTCCCGGCACGGGCCTGCTGGTGATGTCCGCGTGGTGCCTGGGCGTGCTCAACAGCCACCGCAAGTTCCTCCTGTCCTATCTGGCGCCCGTGGTGTGGAACCTGGCCATCATCACCACGCTGGTGGGCGCGGGGATGAGCGAGCTGCCCGAGGAGTCCCTGGTGGTGGTGCTCTCCTACGGCGTGGTGGTGGGCTGCGCCCTGCAGTTCCTCGTGCAGGTGCCCTCGGTGCTCCGGGTGCTCGGGCACTTCCGGCCCCACCTGTCCACGGCGAGTGAGTCCGTGCGCCAGGTGCTGCGCAGCTTCAGCACGGTGGTGCTCAGCCGCGGCGTGGTGCAGATCAGCGCCTACGTCGACACGTCCTACGCCTCGCTCGTGGCCCCCCGGGCACTGTCCACGCTCACCTACGCGCAGACCCTCTACCTCATCCCGGTGAGCCTCTTCGGCATGGCGATCTCCGCGGCGGAGCTGCCGGAGATGTCCCGCGCGGCCGGGGCGGGCGAGGCCGTGGCGGACAAGGTGCGTGCGCGACTGGAGGCCGGAGCGCGCCGCGTCGCCTTCTTCGTGGTGCCCTCGGCGGCGGCGCTGCTCTTCATCGGGGACGTGGTGGCGGGAGCCCTCCTGCAGACGGGCCAGCTCACCGCCGCGGACACGCGCTACCTCTGGTACGTGCTGATGGGCTCCTCGGTGGGTCTCGTCGCCTCGGCACTCGGGCGCCTGTACGCCTCGACCTTCTATGCCCTCAAGGACACGCGCACGCCCCTGCGCTTCGCCACGTTGCGCGTGGTGCTGGGCGCCGCCCTGGCCTGGCTCCTGGCGCTGCGGCTGCCGGAGCTGCTCGGCCTGCCCACCCACCTGGGCACGGCCTTCCTCCCCCTGTCCGGAGGGTTGATGGCCTGGTTCGAGGCGCAGATGTTGCGGCGCTCGCTCGGCGCGAAGATTGGCCCCGTGCCCCCGCCCGCGGGGATGGCGAAGCTATGGGGGGCGGCGATCGCGGCGGGCCTGACGGGCCTGGGCATCAAGGTGGCGCTGACCCACCTGCTGGGGCCCTCCCCTCGGGCCCTGGCGGAGTGGGGAGGGAACGTCCTGCCTCCGCCCCACCTGCACCCGGTGCTCGTCTTCCCCCTGGTGGTGCTGCCCTTCGGCCTCGTCTACTTCGCCCTCACCAGCGCCCTGGGCGTCCCCGAGGCGAAGGCGGTGCTCCAGAGGGTGTTGCGGCGCAAACGAGCCGCCTAGGCCTCGCTCGGCTCGCCTGGAGCCCGGGGACGGGTGCGGAGCAGGCGGGCGGGCCCCTCGCGGCGCGCGGGGGGATGGACGTCGTGTCCGGCCGCGTTATGGGGGGATTCAAGGCCGGAGTGCGGAAGATGACCAGATGCGTCTTCCGTCCAGACACGGCGCGTGTGTAGAGTGCGCCGCCTTTTTCCCCCAGCGGGGGGGCATGGTCCCCCCACGCTGGATTTCGATTTCGTTCAGGAAGGTCCCCGCAGTGAGCGACGAGAAGAACGGTTCCGTGGGTTCTGGTGGCGGCGATGGGGCAGGGGGCTTTGGCCCCAAGAAGCCCAAGGCCACCTTTGGTGACGTGATGCTCGGCATTCCCGCGGGTCGTGGCGGCGAGCGCGAGGAGCGCGGTGGCCGCGGCGATAAGGACCGCCGTTCGGATCGCCCGCGTGGCGAGCGCGAGGCGGCTGCCCCCAAGCCCACGGGCGAGGCGGGAGGCAAGCCCCAGGGCGCGCCCCGCGAGGAGCGCCGTCCGCGCGGTGAGCGCGGGGGAGGCCGCGGGGGTGGCGGTGGCGAGCGCCAGTCCGGCCCCATGGTGGTGGTCAAGCGCGCCTCGGGCGCGGTGGAGACGCGCGGACCGGTGACCCCGGCCCCGGCGGCGTCGTCCGAGCCCACCGCCGAGACGGCTCCCGAGGCCTCGGCCGCTCCGGCGCCGGTGCCCGTGACGCCCAAGGCGCCCGTGGTGCCCGCGCCCTCCAGCGCGCTCTACGAGGAGGTCCCCGAGGACAAGTCCTTCGCGGAGATGTTCGAGGCGCAGCAGAAGGATGGCGGCATGCCGGGCCGGCGCGCGGTGCGCGTGGGCGAGAAGGTCTCCGGCACCATCTTCCAGCTCGGCGCGGACACGGCCTTCGTGACGCTGTCCAACGCCAAGAGCGAGGCGATGATCGAGCTGCGCGAGCTCAAGGACGACGAGGGCGTCCTGCGCTACGGCGTGGGCGACACCATCGAGGCGCACGTCATCGAGGCGGGCGCTCGGGGCATCCTGCTCAGCCGCGCGCTGGCCAAGGGCAGCGCCAACATGGCGATGCTCGCCGAGGCCCGCTCCTCCGGCATGCCCGTGGAGGGCATGGTGCTCAGCGTGAACAAGGGTGGCGTGGAGGTGGCGATCGGCGACGTGCGCGCCTTCTGCCCCATCAGCCAGCTGGACATCCGCTTCGTGGAGAAGCCGGACGCGTTCATCGGCGAGAAGCTCACCTTCCGCGTCACCGAGGTGCGCGACCGCAACGTGGTGCTCTCGCGCCGCTCGCTGCTCGAGGACGAGCAGAAGCAGCTGGCCGCCAAGACGCGCCAGACGCTGGAAGTGGGCAAGGTCGTCAAGGGCAAGGTCACCGGCGTGCGTGACTTCGGCGCCTTCGTGGACCTGGGCGGCGTGGAGGGGATGATTCCCGTCTCCGAGATGTCCTACATGCGCGTGGCCCACCCGAGCGACGTGGTGAAGCAGGGCGAGGAAGTGGAGGTGGAGATCCTCCGCATGGAGCCCGGCCAGCCCAACTCGCCGGACAAGTCCAAGCAGAAGGAGCGCATCACCCTCTCCATGCGCGCCCGCCAGGAGGATCCCTTCAAGACGGCGATCGCGGAGCTCAAGGAAGGCGACCGGCTGCAGGGCAAGGTGGTGCGGTTGCAGCCCTTCGGCGCCTTCGTGGAGCTGCGCCCGGGCGTGGACGGCCTCGTGCACATCTCCGCGCTGTCCGAGCGCCGCATCGCGCACCCGCGCGACGCGGTGAAGGAGGGCGAGGTCATCTGGGTGCAGGTGGAGAAGATCGACGCGAACGACAAGCGCATCGGTCTGCGCCGCATCTCCGAGGAGGAGGCCCAGCGCCCCGCCGAGGAGCGCCCCGTCGCCGCCGCCACCGAGGAGAAGAAGCCGGCCGAGCCCGCGGCGCCGCGCCCCAAGGTGGGCCAGGTGGTGGTGGGCAAGGTGGACCGCATCGAGCCCTACGGCGTGTTCCTCGCGTTCCCGGGCGGCAAGGGGCTCATCCCCGCCGCCGAGACGGGCACCGAGCGCGGCACGGACCTGCGCAAGAAGTTCTCGCTCGGCCAGGAGCTGAAGGTGGCCCTGGTGGACATCGACGCCTCCGGGAAGATCCGCCTGTCCATCACCGCCGCCGAGCGCGCCGAGGAGCGCGCCGAGGTCGAGGCCTGGACGAAGACCCAGCAGCCCGTGGGTGGCGGCAAGAAGGGGCTCGGTACGTTCGCCGACCTCTTCAAGCAGAAGCTGGGCAAGTAGTTCGTGCCCCGAGCGCTCGGGAGACACGCGGAATCCCAGACGTGTCTCCCGGCGTTCGATTAAAAGAGTTGACGGTCCAGGGGGAGGGCGGTACTAAGCCTCTCACTTCGCCGCGGGGTGGAGCAGCCTGGTAGCTCGTCGGGCTCATAACCCGAAGGTCGCAGGTTCAAATCCTGCCCCCGCAACTTGACAGGCCAGAGACCCTGTCGAAAAAAGGTGACAGGGTCTCTGGTGTCTGACAAAGAGAAGCGCAACAAAGGCAGCAAACGGTATCGCGGGGTGGAGCAGCCTGGTAGCTCGTCGGGCTCATAACCCGAAGGTCGCAGGTTCAAATCCTGCCCCCGCAACTCTGAAGACGAAGCCCCGTGGACGATGAGTCCACGGGGTTTTTTCTTTTCCGGGCCTCACGCTCCCCGGGCGCGGTGCTCCTCCAGGTACGCGGAGAAGCCCGCCTTGGATTGGATGCGGAACGCGGGCAGCCGAGCCAGTGCCTCGGGAGCGAACGCGTATTGCTCGCACACGAGGCTCGCCCGGAGCTCGCCCTCGGGGCCGCCGGTGAAGGGCTGGACCTCGTGCGTCAGGTCGCCCCGGAAGTGCACCAGCATGCCCGGCCGCGGGCGCACCCCGCCCAGCGCGAGCTGTCCCCGGGAGAGCACCAGCGCGCCTCCCTTCGCGCCCTCGGGCACGTTCAGGTAGAGCACGCTCACGTGCTCGGGCGTCGCTCCGGGCACGCCGCTGGGCTCCTGCAGGGTCGCGTCGATGTGCCGGCCCACACCCCGGCCCGCCTCGAGCAACAGCAGGTTCAGGTAGAAGGCATTGGGGCGGCGCCGCTCGGGCCTGGGGCCGAGCAGCCGCTCGCGCCACGGAAGGAGCCCTCGCCAGCTTCGGGGTTCCATCACCTGGGCCAGGTAGTCGCGCAGGAAGGGGAAGCGCTCCTCGAGCGTGGCCCGTCCCGTCTCCGTGAAGATGACGGCGAAGCCGCGGCTGCCCTGGAAGGTGCCCATCAGGGGACTTCTCGCCACGAAGCGCGAGGAGAGCAGGGCGCCGCGCAGGGACTCCAGCGCCTGTCCTGGCAGGACGCCGCGATGGGTGACGTACTCGCTCACCCCCGCGAGTCTACGCGGTTCGACTTCCGCCGACGCCACGAGAAGCCACCCGGCCCTTCAAGCCGCGCCTCCTCCTGCCGAGGGGGCATGGCTTCTCCTGGGGAACCTCATGGCTTGCCTCGTTTCAGGTGAATGGAGCACGTGCCGTCCGTGCAGGTCTTCCCCGCGATGCGGAAGCGATGGCGGGCGATGAGGCCGTAGAGCCAATCCGCCACCTGCCGCAGTCCAGGCACGTAGTAGACGTAGAGCAGCCTGCCGAGCCGTCCGCGCCCCAGCGCCCGCACCACGGCCTCGGCCCCTTCGAAGACCCGCCCGTCTGCCTGGACGAGCTGCATCTTCTGCTCGCACCGCTCGAGCGAGATGCCCGGGAACGCGGCCAGCACCCCCTCCTCCCGGAACGAGCGCAGCTCCGAGCCACCCCCTCCCAGCAAGCGCTCGAATTGCTTCGCGGCCCCGAGGCACAGACGGCAGTGCCCGTCGAACAGGATGACGTCATGCCCTGGGGGCGTCGTCGCCAGTTCCTTCATGGGTTTCCTCTTCCCCTTCTCGTTGATGACTTCGGGTACCAGTTCAAGGTGGGTGAGCCGGGGGCGCGCGTGCTCGCCGCGCCCCGCCGGCTCAGGGAAACAGGGGGGCCGCCTCGAGGCCCAGGGTTTCGGCCCATCCGAACATGCGATTCATGTTCTGGATGGCCTGTCCGCTCGAGCCCTTCACGAGATTGTCGATGGCGACAATGACGATGGCACGGCCGGGCACGCGATCCTCGAAGACGTTGAGCACACAGTGGTTCGAGCCGCGCACCATGCGAGTGCTCGGAGCCACGCCCACCGGCAACAGGTGGACGAAGGGTTCATCGGCGTAGCGCCGTTGCAAGACGGTGCGAAGGTCCGTGGCGGTGACACCCTTCATGAGCTCGACGGTGATCGTCTCGAGTTCGCCGCGGTTCATGGGGACCAGGTGTGGCGTGAAGCTGATCCGCACGGGCCGATGGACGCGGCGCGACAGTTCCTGCTCGATCTCGGGCATGTGGCGATGTCTGCCGACAGCGTAGGCGTGGGTGGCCTCGGCGAGTTCGGCGAACAGGTGGGTGTCTTTCAGGCCGCGGCCCGCGCCTGATACGCCCGAGAGCGCATGGATGGTGATCCGCTCTGTTCCGACCACGCCCGCCTCGACCAGTGGCAGCAGCGCGAGCAGGGCCGCGGTCGGGTAACAGCCAGGACAGGAGACCAACCGCGCATCGCGGAGGGCACCGCGCGCGAACTCGGTCAGTCCGTAGACGGCTTCATCCAGCAGGGTGGGGGCTGGATGGGCATTGCCGTACCACTCCGCGTAGACCGAGGCATCGCGCAGGCGGAAATCGGCGGACAGGTCGATGATGCGTGGACCGCGCACGCCACTCAGGATTCCGGCCGAGGCCGCGTGTGGCAGGCAGCCGAACACCGCGTCGATGCCGTCCCAAGGGATCTCTTCGGCACGCACCAGGGTGGGCAGCCTGGGATGAGGGAAGAAGTGCGGCCAGATGTCCGCCATCGTCTGTCCTGCCTTCGCGTTGGCGGACAGCGCGGTGATCTCCATCCGTGGGTGGCCCAGTGCCAGA contains the following coding sequences:
- a CDS encoding sigma-54-dependent transcriptional regulator, which encodes MPKVLVIDDETNLRKVLAAMLRRDGFDVTVAADGEQGLAEFHKNGADIVVTDLVMPKAGGMEVLRAVNAANPDVPVIIITAHGTVDSAVEAIKAGAFDYVTKPFDQSELSAAIAKAAKAHVVAQRSVRADAKARAAIIGQSPQLQEVFKIIDKVADTPSTVLITGESGTGKELIASALHGASSRRDKPFIKINCAAIPHNLLESELFGYERGAFTGAVTSKPGRFELADGGTLFLDEIGEIPVEMQVKLLRALQEGEFERVGGIKTTRVDVRLIAATNRDLQAEIEAGRFRKDLYYRLAVVPVTLPALRERRGDIHMLAGHFVEKYNRKLNKKIEGIADDALTLLQAYNWPGNIRELENLIERVLLFADGPLITAKDLPEPVRHASTPVLASPAAVAETSPGEGGLKDIVRMKAAELEKDLITKALEETGGNVTRAARLLQISRKSLQTKMKEFGLRDTTAQDGHDGADD
- the murJ gene encoding murein biosynthesis integral membrane protein MurJ; translated protein: MTVPTPGPEAPVSSPPPRPAVQGRATKGSGALFVAAGILASRLVGLVRERFFAHYLGNGVAADVFKAAMRIPNFLQNLFGEGVLSGSFIPVYSGLLGKGDEKEADRVAGAVFGLLALVTGVLVALGLLATPLLVDTIALGFEGEARRVTIRLVRILFPGTGLLVMSAWCLGVLNSHRKFLLSYLAPVVWNLAIITTLVGAGMSELPEESLVVVLSYGVVVGCALQFLVQVPSVLRVLGHFRPHLSTASESVRQVLRSFSTVVLSRGVVQISAYVDTSYASLVAPRALSTLTYAQTLYLIPVSLFGMAISAAELPEMSRAAGAGEAVADKVRARLEAGARRVAFFVVPSAAALLFIGDVVAGALLQTGQLTAADTRYLWYVLMGSSVGLVASALGRLYASTFYALKDTRTPLRFATLRVVLGAALAWLLALRLPELLGLPTHLGTAFLPLSGGLMAWFEAQMLRRSLGAKIGPVPPPAGMAKLWGAAIAAGLTGLGIKVALTHLLGPSPRALAEWGGNVLPPPHLHPVLVFPLVVLPFGLVYFALTSALGVPEAKAVLQRVLRRKRAA
- a CDS encoding S1 RNA-binding domain-containing protein, which encodes MSDEKNGSVGSGGGDGAGGFGPKKPKATFGDVMLGIPAGRGGEREERGGRGDKDRRSDRPRGEREAAAPKPTGEAGGKPQGAPREERRPRGERGGGRGGGGGERQSGPMVVVKRASGAVETRGPVTPAPAASSEPTAETAPEASAAPAPVPVTPKAPVVPAPSSALYEEVPEDKSFAEMFEAQQKDGGMPGRRAVRVGEKVSGTIFQLGADTAFVTLSNAKSEAMIELRELKDDEGVLRYGVGDTIEAHVIEAGARGILLSRALAKGSANMAMLAEARSSGMPVEGMVLSVNKGGVEVAIGDVRAFCPISQLDIRFVEKPDAFIGEKLTFRVTEVRDRNVVLSRRSLLEDEQKQLAAKTRQTLEVGKVVKGKVTGVRDFGAFVDLGGVEGMIPVSEMSYMRVAHPSDVVKQGEEVEVEILRMEPGQPNSPDKSKQKERITLSMRARQEDPFKTAIAELKEGDRLQGKVVRLQPFGAFVELRPGVDGLVHISALSERRIAHPRDAVKEGEVIWVQVEKIDANDKRIGLRRISEEEAQRPAEERPVAAATEEKKPAEPAAPRPKVGQVVVGKVDRIEPYGVFLAFPGGKGLIPAAETGTERGTDLRKKFSLGQELKVALVDIDASGKIRLSITAAERAEERAEVEAWTKTQQPVGGGKKGLGTFADLFKQKLGK
- a CDS encoding 2OG-Fe(II) oxygenase; the encoded protein is MSEYVTHRGVLPGQALESLRGALLSSRFVARSPLMGTFQGSRGFAVIFTETGRATLEERFPFLRDYLAQVMEPRSWRGLLPWRERLLGPRPERRRPNAFYLNLLLLEAGRGVGRHIDATLQEPSGVPGATPEHVSVLYLNVPEGAKGGALVLSRGQLALGGVRPRPGMLVHFRGDLTHEVQPFTGGPEGELRASLVCEQYAFAPEALARLPAFRIQSKAGFSAYLEEHRARGA
- a CDS encoding thiol-disulfide oxidoreductase DCC family protein; this encodes MKELATTPPGHDVILFDGHCRLCLGAAKQFERLLGGGGSELRSFREEGVLAAFPGISLERCEQKMQLVQADGRVFEGAEAVVRALGRGRLGRLLYVYYVPGLRQVADWLYGLIARHRFRIAGKTCTDGTCSIHLKRGKP
- the argC gene encoding N-acetyl-gamma-glutamyl-phosphate reductase — protein: MFTSCTSLNSLPGHDMTNRIRIAVLGASGYTGADLVRLALGHPRMEITALSANAKAGQTMADIWPHFFPHPRLPTLVRAEEIPWDGIDAVFGCLPHAASAGILSGVRGPRIIDLSADFRLRDASVYAEWYGNAHPAPTLLDEAVYGLTEFARGALRDARLVSCPGCYPTAALLALLPLVEAGVVGTERITIHALSGVSGAGRGLKDTHLFAELAEATHAYAVGRHRHMPEIEQELSRRVHRPVRISFTPHLVPMNRGELETITVELMKGVTATDLRTVLQRRYADEPFVHLLPVGVAPSTRMVRGSNHCVLNVFEDRVPGRAIVIVAIDNLVKGSSGQAIQNMNRMFGWAETLGLEAAPLFP